The Microbacterium luteum genome includes a region encoding these proteins:
- a CDS encoding ABC transporter permease, whose product MNAQRLGTLIRLELTQRTRSVAWYVLLSVFALLLVIVSVLSFLGWQWVPEPGAAIYSTVVAFTLLLVVLVSPTFSGNAINGDREAATLAPVQVTLATTGEIVIGKFLAAWIAGLAFVAVSVPFLVIATFAGGVDPLTVMISLAVLVVEIGVLAAIGVALSGILSRPLFSVATAYLVVAALVIGTLIAFALAGATIRTETTHQTRTYDWSSVGPNDDPPCAPGQSSTAAYPCNEDIECGEWETYTSETPRFDRVWWMLAPNPFVILGDAAPGRFDANGNPQDVFSQLKTGIAYAQQPPELETQWDECAPLSWTEQDYQTPEEVVTQSVPSWFVGLGLQIVLAGGLLAWAWARTRTPAGRLPRGTRIA is encoded by the coding sequence ATGAACGCGCAGCGGCTCGGCACGCTCATCCGCCTCGAGCTGACCCAGCGCACCCGCAGTGTCGCGTGGTACGTGCTGCTGAGCGTCTTCGCCCTGCTCCTGGTCATCGTCAGCGTGCTGTCGTTCCTGGGGTGGCAGTGGGTGCCGGAGCCCGGCGCCGCCATCTACTCCACGGTCGTGGCGTTCACGCTGCTCCTGGTCGTGCTCGTCTCTCCCACCTTCAGCGGGAACGCGATCAACGGCGACCGGGAGGCAGCGACCCTCGCGCCCGTGCAGGTGACCCTCGCCACCACGGGTGAGATCGTCATCGGCAAGTTCCTCGCCGCCTGGATCGCCGGTCTCGCCTTCGTCGCGGTGTCCGTGCCCTTCCTCGTGATCGCGACGTTCGCCGGCGGTGTCGACCCCCTCACCGTCATGATCTCGCTGGCCGTTCTCGTAGTTGAGATCGGCGTGCTCGCCGCGATCGGGGTGGCCCTCAGCGGCATCCTGTCCCGCCCGCTCTTCTCGGTGGCGACCGCGTACCTCGTGGTCGCCGCGCTCGTGATCGGCACGCTGATCGCGTTCGCGCTCGCGGGGGCGACCATCCGCACCGAGACGACGCATCAGACCCGCACCTACGACTGGTCGTCGGTGGGGCCGAACGACGATCCGCCGTGCGCGCCGGGGCAGTCCTCGACGGCGGCGTATCCCTGCAACGAAGACATCGAGTGCGGTGAGTGGGAGACATACACCTCCGAGACACCGCGCTTCGATCGGGTCTGGTGGATGCTCGCGCCCAACCCGTTCGTCATCCTCGGCGACGCCGCGCCCGGCCGGTTCGACGCGAACGGCAACCCCCAGGACGTCTTCTCGCAGCTGAAGACGGGCATCGCCTACGCGCAGCAACCGCCCGAGCTGGAGACTCAGTGGGACGAGTGCGCGCCGCTGTCATGGACCGAGCAGGACTATCAGACCCCCGAGGAGGTCGTCACCCAGTCGGTGCCGAGCTGGTTCGTCGGCCTCGGACTGCAGATCGTCCTCGCCGGCGGACTCCTGGCGTGGGCCTGGGCACGCACCCGCACGCCGGCGGGCCGTCTGCCGCGCGGCACCCGCATCGCCTGA
- a CDS encoding ABC transporter ATP-binding protein translates to MGETHQDDAGGIVVSDLRRSFGTVHAVRDVGFTAAPGRVTALVGPNGSGKTTLLLMLASLLAPDAGSIRIAGLDPAVDAQAVRGRLGWMPDALGAWGSLTSRETLIVTARLYGMPADAAAARAEHLIHEVDLAALADAPARVLSRGQKQRLGLARALVHDPPVLLLDEPASGLDPQARIHLRVLLRRFAAEGRTVLVSSHILSELEEIADDAVFLVEGRTVSAPPREGSTATTPWRIRVVGDPKKAIEPVAAALGIEPFTVGFDRRELVVPFAGEAAAAEALARIVGTGVPVAEFAPAHGDLERAFLELSRDADAAPDRADGDEEADRDEGNVA, encoded by the coding sequence ATGGGGGAAACGCATCAGGATGATGCCGGCGGCATCGTCGTGTCAGATCTGCGCCGCTCGTTCGGCACCGTGCACGCGGTGCGCGACGTCGGCTTCACGGCCGCTCCAGGCCGGGTGACGGCGCTCGTCGGTCCGAACGGGTCGGGGAAGACGACGCTGCTGCTCATGCTCGCCTCGCTCCTGGCGCCCGACGCCGGCTCCATCCGCATCGCCGGCCTCGACCCCGCCGTCGATGCGCAGGCCGTTCGCGGTCGGCTCGGATGGATGCCGGACGCCCTCGGCGCGTGGGGAAGCCTCACCTCGCGGGAGACCCTCATCGTCACCGCCCGGCTGTACGGGATGCCGGCGGATGCGGCCGCCGCCCGCGCGGAGCACCTGATCCACGAGGTCGACCTCGCCGCGCTCGCCGATGCGCCGGCGCGTGTGCTGTCGCGGGGGCAGAAGCAGCGGCTCGGCCTCGCGCGCGCCCTGGTGCACGACCCTCCGGTGCTGCTCCTGGACGAGCCGGCCTCGGGCCTGGACCCGCAGGCTCGGATCCACCTGCGGGTGCTGCTGCGTCGGTTCGCGGCGGAGGGGCGCACGGTGCTCGTCTCCAGCCACATCCTCAGCGAGCTGGAGGAGATCGCCGACGACGCGGTGTTCCTGGTGGAGGGACGCACCGTGAGTGCACCGCCGCGCGAGGGCTCGACCGCGACGACGCCCTGGCGCATCCGCGTCGTGGGGGATCCCAAGAAGGCGATCGAGCCGGTCGCCGCGGCCCTCGGCATCGAGCCGTTCACCGTCGGGTTCGACCGTCGAGAGCTCGTGGTGCCGTTCGCGGGGGAGGCGGCGGCAGCCGAGGCCCTCGCCCGCATCGTCGGCACCGGGGTGCCGGTGGCCGAGTTCGCCCCCGCGCACGGCGACCTCGAGCGCGCGTTCCTCGAGCTGAGCCGCGATGCGGATGCCGCGCCCGACCGCGCGGACGGCGACGAAGAAGCGGACCGCGACGAAGGAAATGTCGCATGA
- a CDS encoding glycerophosphodiester phosphodiesterase family protein gives MPRPLVIGHRGAPGYRPEHSRSSYELALAQGVDAVEPDVVVSRDGVLVVRHENEISGTTDVAERPEFADRRTTKTIDGVAWTGWFVEDFVWDELSTLRCRERLPDLRPDSAAHDDGEPVLCLRNVLDLVRDRGGGRVGVVLEIKHATYFASLGWDVASLVVAELAAAGWTDGTPPLTVESFEPTVLTDLHERGLAAASVLLLDASGKPADLVARDGSAAPTFASFAEPEGLDRLVGAVDGISVHKRMLLASNALGHAGSSVVPALNRPRVVVDAHARGLSVFTWTCRPENAFLTRRFRTGGGRAAHGDWRAEWTLLRDAGVDGVFVDHPDLGVEVFRA, from the coding sequence GTGCCCCGTCCCCTCGTGATCGGCCACCGCGGCGCGCCCGGCTATCGCCCCGAACACTCGCGGTCGTCGTATGAGCTCGCGCTCGCCCAGGGCGTCGACGCGGTCGAGCCGGACGTCGTCGTCTCGCGCGACGGCGTGCTCGTGGTGCGGCACGAGAACGAGATCTCCGGAACCACCGACGTGGCGGAGCGCCCGGAGTTCGCCGACCGGCGCACCACCAAGACGATCGACGGGGTGGCGTGGACCGGTTGGTTCGTCGAGGACTTCGTCTGGGATGAACTGTCGACCCTGCGCTGCCGGGAACGCCTTCCCGACCTCCGGCCCGACAGTGCGGCGCACGACGACGGCGAACCGGTGCTGTGCCTGCGGAACGTGCTCGATCTTGTGCGCGACCGCGGCGGCGGGCGCGTCGGCGTCGTGCTCGAGATCAAGCACGCGACGTACTTCGCCTCACTCGGGTGGGATGTCGCTTCCCTCGTGGTCGCCGAACTCGCCGCGGCAGGGTGGACCGACGGTACACCGCCGCTCACCGTCGAGTCTTTCGAGCCGACCGTGCTGACCGACCTCCACGAGCGCGGACTGGCGGCGGCATCCGTGCTGCTGCTCGATGCATCCGGCAAGCCCGCCGATCTCGTGGCGCGGGACGGGTCGGCAGCGCCCACCTTCGCTTCCTTCGCCGAGCCGGAGGGTCTCGATCGCCTTGTCGGCGCTGTCGACGGCATCAGCGTGCACAAGCGGATGCTGCTCGCGTCCAACGCGCTCGGCCACGCCGGCAGTTCCGTCGTGCCTGCGCTGAACCGACCCCGGGTCGTCGTCGACGCACACGCCCGGGGCCTGTCGGTCTTCACGTGGACGTGCCGCCCCGAGAACGCCTTCCTCACCCGGCGGTTCCGCACCGGCGGCGGTCGCGCCGCGCACGGCGACTGGCGTGCGGAGTGGACTCTGCTGCGCGACGCCGGCGTCGACGGCGTCTTCGTCGACCATCCCGACCTCGGCGTCGAGGTCTTCCGCGCCTGA
- a CDS encoding Bax inhibitor-1/YccA family membrane protein: MALNNPAFNNPAFQDPRAVQSYPGGANAANLGGPTQFATAQRAGTDAAAQANLEGMYSAPSAGSTDTGRMTIEDTVAKTIGLFAILVVGAVAGWIWTMAPVTAQNPNPTVLPMIVGGLVGFVLSLVVIFTSRKKVRPGLIFAYAAAEGLFVGGISAFFEFIWPGIVTQATLATLVVVGVTLALFASGKIRASKRATKIFLIAMVGYLVFSLVNVGLMLFGVTDNAFGLRSETIFGIPLGLILGVLVVIMAAYSLVLDFDQIQQGVRNGVPRQMGWLGGFGIMVTVVWLYVEILRMIAIIRGSN; encoded by the coding sequence GTGGCCCTCAACAACCCCGCATTCAACAACCCGGCGTTCCAGGACCCGCGCGCCGTGCAGAGCTACCCGGGAGGTGCGAACGCGGCGAACCTCGGCGGCCCGACGCAGTTCGCCACCGCGCAGCGCGCCGGCACCGACGCCGCCGCCCAGGCGAACCTCGAGGGCATGTACTCCGCCCCGTCGGCCGGTTCGACCGACACCGGCCGCATGACGATCGAAGACACGGTCGCCAAGACCATCGGCCTGTTCGCGATCCTCGTGGTCGGCGCCGTGGCCGGCTGGATCTGGACGATGGCTCCGGTCACCGCACAGAACCCCAACCCGACCGTGCTGCCGATGATCGTCGGTGGGCTGGTCGGATTCGTCCTGTCGCTCGTGGTGATCTTCACCTCGCGCAAAAAGGTGCGCCCGGGCCTGATCTTCGCCTACGCCGCAGCCGAGGGACTGTTCGTGGGCGGCATCTCGGCGTTCTTCGAATTCATCTGGCCGGGAATCGTCACACAGGCGACCCTCGCCACCCTCGTCGTCGTCGGCGTCACGCTGGCCCTGTTCGCCAGCGGCAAGATCCGTGCGTCCAAGCGCGCCACCAAGATCTTCCTCATCGCGATGGTCGGCTACCTCGTCTTCTCGCTCGTGAACGTCGGCCTCATGCTGTTCGGCGTCACCGACAACGCGTTCGGTCTGCGCAGCGAGACGATCTTCGGCATCCCGCTCGGCCTCATCCTCGGTGTGCTCGTGGTGATCATGGCGGCGTACTCCCTGGTGCTCGACTTCGACCAGATCCAGCAAGGCGTCCGCAACGGCGTCCCGCGTCAGATGGGCTGGCTGGGCGGCTTCGGCATCATGGTCACCGTCGTGTGGCTCTACGTCGAGATCCTCCGCATGATCGCGATCATCCGCGGCAGCAACTGA
- the ligD gene encoding non-homologous end-joining DNA ligase produces MTPAKSPAEVIDVDGTDVRITSPDKVVFPQAGLTKIDIVRYYLAVADGALRGAAGRPMVLKRFPRGIDVEPFFQKRVPENHPLFIDTATLHYARGTSAEEAVIRDAAGLAWVANLGCLDLNPHPVRAEDLDHPDELRIDLDPMPGVEWAQIVDVAFVARDVLDDVGLAGWPKTSGSRGMHILVRITPSWDYAAVRRAAETIAREVENRAPGLATARWWKEERGESVFVDFNQNAKDRTVASAYSIRPVPDARVSTPLHWDEVRERRPAEFTARTVPERFAQIGDPHDGIDAAAGDLTALLRLADDLGPAEKPPRRTDGSGRRASTMPLIEVARTKTKPEAQDALETWRSSHPAAAAQLHPADVLIDGMRGSSSLWYRVRVNLQHVDEADRPPQEELIATYDPWAGRNNSPSP; encoded by the coding sequence ATGACACCCGCGAAGAGCCCGGCCGAGGTGATCGACGTCGACGGCACCGACGTGCGGATCACGAGCCCCGACAAGGTGGTCTTCCCGCAAGCCGGCCTGACGAAGATCGACATCGTGCGGTACTACCTCGCCGTCGCCGACGGCGCTCTGCGGGGCGCGGCCGGACGCCCGATGGTGCTCAAGCGCTTCCCCCGCGGCATCGACGTCGAACCCTTCTTCCAGAAGCGCGTGCCCGAGAACCACCCGCTGTTCATCGACACCGCCACGCTCCACTACGCCCGCGGAACCTCGGCTGAGGAGGCCGTGATCCGGGATGCGGCCGGGCTCGCCTGGGTTGCGAACCTCGGATGCCTCGACCTCAACCCCCACCCCGTGCGGGCCGAAGACCTCGACCATCCCGATGAGCTCCGCATCGATCTGGACCCCATGCCGGGGGTGGAATGGGCGCAGATCGTGGATGTCGCCTTCGTCGCCCGCGACGTGCTCGACGACGTGGGCCTGGCCGGCTGGCCCAAGACGAGCGGCTCCCGCGGGATGCACATCCTCGTTCGCATCACGCCCTCGTGGGACTACGCCGCGGTTCGCCGGGCCGCCGAGACGATCGCCCGCGAGGTCGAGAACCGGGCGCCCGGCCTGGCGACGGCTCGCTGGTGGAAGGAGGAGCGCGGCGAGAGCGTCTTCGTCGACTTCAACCAGAACGCCAAGGACCGTACGGTCGCCTCCGCGTACTCGATCCGGCCGGTTCCGGATGCGCGCGTGTCGACGCCGCTGCACTGGGACGAGGTGCGGGAACGCCGCCCCGCCGAGTTCACCGCCCGCACCGTGCCCGAGCGTTTCGCGCAGATCGGCGACCCGCACGACGGCATCGACGCCGCCGCCGGGGACCTCACCGCCCTGCTGCGACTCGCCGATGACCTGGGTCCCGCGGAGAAACCGCCGCGGCGCACCGACGGTTCCGGACGGCGGGCATCGACGATGCCGCTCATCGAGGTGGCCCGCACGAAGACCAAGCCCGAGGCGCAGGATGCGCTCGAGACGTGGCGATCATCACACCCCGCCGCGGCCGCCCAGCTGCACCCGGCAGACGTGCTCATCGACGGGATGCGCGGCTCGAGTTCGCTCTGGTACCGCGTCCGGGTGAACCTGCAGCACGTCGACGAGGCCGATCGACCCCCGCAGGAGGAACTGATCGCCACGTATGACCCATGGGCCGGGCGCAACAACAGCCCGAGCCCTTGA
- a CDS encoding pyridoxamine 5'-phosphate oxidase family protein gives MTSAPHHLSTAECWTRIEGESVGRLAIIRDDGGPDLFPVNIAAHEGAVYFRTASDTKVVRLTTHPASAFEVDGHDDDGWWSVVLRGRAERVGDATEIERSGVSRLLTASPRYKPHVFRLTPVTITGRRFADRDVVRAPSRTMVVDEETGAPAESQVPQHPHERHERPTTIPSHRPWRDSS, from the coding sequence ATGACTTCCGCCCCGCACCACCTCAGCACCGCCGAGTGCTGGACGCGCATCGAGGGCGAGAGCGTCGGGAGGCTCGCGATCATCCGCGACGACGGCGGCCCCGACCTCTTCCCCGTCAACATCGCCGCGCACGAAGGCGCGGTCTACTTCCGCACCGCCTCGGACACGAAGGTGGTGCGCCTGACGACGCACCCGGCCTCAGCCTTCGAAGTCGACGGTCACGACGATGACGGCTGGTGGAGCGTCGTGCTGCGCGGTCGAGCCGAACGGGTCGGCGACGCGACGGAGATCGAGCGCAGCGGCGTCTCGCGCCTGCTGACGGCCAGTCCGCGCTACAAGCCGCACGTGTTCCGCCTGACGCCGGTGACGATCACGGGCCGACGATTCGCCGACCGCGACGTCGTGAGAGCGCCCTCCCGCACGATGGTGGTCGACGAGGAGACGGGTGCACCGGCGGAGAGCCAGGTGCCACAGCACCCGCACGAGCGGCACGAGCGCCCCACGACCATCCCCTCTCACCGGCCGTGGCGCGACAGCTCATGA
- the guaA gene encoding glutamine-hydrolyzing GMP synthase → MEGDTEFRPVLVVDFGAQYAQLIARRVREAGVYSEIVPHTATAEEIAAREPLGIILSGGPSSVYEEGAPSLDAGVFDLGVPTLGICYGFQVMARTLGGEVANTGLREYGATDAALFGDGGVLLGGQPASQNVWMSHGDQVSRAPEGFDVLASTDATPVAAFGNDERRMYGVQWHPEVKHSDHGQAVLENFLHKAAGLPADWNSGNVIAEQVEKIRAQVGTGRVLSALSGGVDSAVSTALVHEAVGDQLVAVFVDHGLLRKGEREQVEQDYVASTGVRLVTVDAREQFLRALEGVSDPEEKRKIIGREFIRSFEKAQADLVAEAAADGEPIRFLVQGTLYPDVVESGGGTGTANIKSHHNVGGLPEDLQFELVEPLRTLFKDEVRAIGRELGLPEVIVARQPFPGPGLGIRIVGEVTADRLEILRDADAIAREELTKAGLDGEIWQCPVVLLADVRSVGVQGDGRTYGHPIVLRPVSSEDAMTADWTRLPYDVLSKISNRITNEVCEINRVVLDVTSKPPGTIEWE, encoded by the coding sequence ATCGAGGGTGACACCGAGTTCCGCCCGGTACTCGTCGTCGACTTCGGTGCCCAGTACGCCCAGCTCATCGCCCGCCGCGTGCGCGAGGCCGGCGTCTACAGCGAGATCGTCCCGCACACCGCCACGGCCGAGGAGATCGCCGCGCGCGAGCCGCTCGGCATCATCCTCTCCGGCGGTCCCTCGTCGGTGTACGAGGAGGGCGCGCCCTCGCTCGATGCCGGCGTGTTCGACCTCGGGGTTCCGACGCTCGGCATCTGCTACGGATTCCAGGTGATGGCCCGCACGCTCGGCGGCGAGGTTGCGAACACGGGCCTGCGCGAGTACGGCGCGACGGATGCCGCGCTCTTCGGCGACGGCGGCGTTCTGCTGGGCGGCCAGCCGGCCTCGCAGAACGTGTGGATGAGCCATGGCGACCAGGTCTCCCGTGCGCCCGAAGGCTTCGACGTGCTCGCCTCCACCGATGCCACCCCCGTGGCCGCCTTCGGCAACGACGAGCGCCGCATGTACGGCGTGCAGTGGCATCCCGAGGTCAAGCACTCCGACCACGGCCAGGCGGTGCTGGAGAACTTCCTGCACAAGGCGGCCGGCCTTCCCGCCGACTGGAACAGCGGCAACGTCATCGCCGAGCAGGTCGAGAAGATCCGCGCGCAGGTCGGCACCGGCCGCGTGCTGTCGGCGCTGTCGGGCGGCGTGGACTCAGCCGTGTCGACGGCTCTCGTGCACGAGGCTGTCGGGGACCAGCTCGTCGCCGTCTTCGTCGACCACGGGCTGCTGCGCAAGGGCGAGCGCGAGCAGGTCGAGCAGGATTACGTTGCCTCCACCGGTGTGCGTCTCGTGACCGTCGACGCTCGTGAGCAGTTCCTGCGTGCGCTCGAGGGCGTGAGCGACCCGGAGGAGAAGCGCAAGATCATCGGGCGCGAGTTCATCCGCTCGTTCGAGAAGGCCCAGGCCGACCTCGTCGCCGAGGCGGCTGCCGACGGCGAGCCCATCCGCTTCCTCGTGCAGGGCACGCTCTATCCCGACGTCGTCGAATCCGGCGGGGGCACGGGCACGGCCAACATCAAGAGTCACCACAACGTCGGCGGGCTTCCCGAAGACCTGCAGTTCGAGCTCGTCGAACCGTTGCGCACCCTGTTCAAGGATGAGGTGCGTGCGATCGGACGCGAGCTCGGGCTGCCCGAGGTCATCGTCGCCCGCCAGCCGTTTCCGGGGCCCGGCCTCGGCATCCGCATCGTGGGTGAGGTCACCGCTGACCGCCTCGAGATCCTGCGTGACGCCGACGCCATCGCCCGCGAGGAGCTGACGAAGGCGGGGCTCGACGGGGAGATCTGGCAGTGCCCGGTGGTGCTCCTGGCCGACGTGCGCTCGGTCGGCGTGCAGGGAGACGGCCGCACGTACGGGCATCCGATCGTGCTGCGACCGGTCTCGAGCGAAGACGCGATGACCGCCGACTGGACCCGCCTGCCCTACGACGTGCTGTCGAAGATCTCCAACCGCATCACGAACGAGGTGTGCGAGATCAACCGCGTGGTGCTGGATGTGACGTCCAAGCCGCCGGGGACCATCGAGTGGGAGTGA
- a CDS encoding DUF3817 domain-containing protein, with the protein MPRAPKLSSFPAIRGALKFYQVASIITGVGLLLLVAEMILKYTPLHVELFAGGSGGALWFATVIPGADCQWWSLFAPMTNDCEMVSTGDGLNISLFILVAHGWFYVVYLFACFRIWSLMRWHFGRFIVLALGGIVPLLSFFMEARVAREVRAYLRQREDDELHTHAAHSTLTHEIPTENHR; encoded by the coding sequence ATGCCGCGCGCCCCGAAGCTCTCCTCGTTCCCGGCGATCCGCGGCGCTCTGAAGTTCTACCAGGTGGCGTCGATCATCACGGGTGTCGGCCTGCTTCTGCTGGTCGCCGAGATGATCCTCAAGTACACGCCGCTGCACGTCGAGCTGTTCGCCGGCGGGTCCGGCGGAGCGCTGTGGTTCGCGACGGTCATCCCCGGTGCCGATTGCCAGTGGTGGTCGCTGTTCGCGCCGATGACCAACGACTGCGAGATGGTCTCCACCGGCGACGGCCTGAACATCTCCCTGTTCATCCTCGTGGCGCACGGCTGGTTCTACGTCGTGTACCTGTTCGCGTGCTTCCGCATCTGGAGCCTCATGCGCTGGCACTTCGGCCGATTCATCGTGCTGGCCCTCGGCGGCATCGTGCCGCTGCTGTCGTTCTTCATGGAGGCCCGCGTTGCGCGCGAGGTGAGGGCCTACCTGCGACAGCGTGAAGACGACGAGCTCCACACCCATGCCGCGCACTCGACGCTGACCCACGAGATTCCGACGGAGAACCACCGGTGA
- a CDS encoding SURF1 family protein: protein MTTADPHPAPPEVFPPTLREVMLRPRWLGVLALCLVVAGVFAWLGQWQLSRAVDMQPLPEGVTEQVQPIDDVVQPGEYLPEPLVGQRVTVTGAFVPDDYIVVSSRYNDGVEGYWVTGQFRVATAEAPTSLAVAVGWAATEEEALAAAEQLSEDAAERPNDAAALALTGRLISDEGPVPPPQSADPLTLTRMSPAALLSRWSDADGIDVYRPYLVSETASEPLQQITTRPPDQGSGVNWLNIFYAAEWAIFAGFAFYMWYRLARDAWEKEVEDLEDAAAA, encoded by the coding sequence ATGACCACCGCCGACCCGCACCCGGCACCACCGGAGGTCTTCCCGCCGACGCTGCGCGAGGTCATGCTGCGCCCGCGCTGGCTCGGCGTGCTGGCCCTGTGCCTGGTGGTGGCCGGCGTGTTCGCCTGGCTCGGACAGTGGCAGCTCTCCCGCGCGGTCGACATGCAGCCGCTCCCCGAGGGTGTCACCGAGCAGGTGCAGCCCATCGACGACGTCGTGCAGCCGGGGGAGTACCTGCCCGAGCCGCTCGTCGGGCAGCGGGTGACCGTGACCGGCGCGTTCGTCCCCGACGACTACATCGTCGTCTCCTCGCGCTACAACGACGGTGTGGAGGGCTACTGGGTGACGGGTCAGTTCCGCGTCGCGACCGCCGAGGCGCCGACGTCGCTGGCGGTCGCCGTCGGGTGGGCGGCCACCGAGGAGGAGGCGCTCGCCGCCGCAGAGCAGCTGTCCGAGGATGCGGCTGAACGACCGAACGATGCCGCGGCGCTCGCACTCACCGGCCGGCTCATCTCCGACGAGGGGCCCGTCCCGCCGCCGCAGAGCGCGGATCCCCTCACCCTCACCCGCATGTCGCCGGCCGCGCTTCTCAGCCGGTGGAGCGACGCGGACGGCATCGACGTGTACCGTCCGTACCTGGTGTCGGAGACGGCATCCGAGCCCCTGCAGCAGATCACCACGCGCCCGCCCGATCAGGGATCCGGTGTGAACTGGCTCAACATCTTCTACGCCGCCGAATGGGCGATCTTCGCGGGCTTCGCGTTCTACATGTGGTACCGCCTGGCGCGCGATGCGTGGGAGAAGGAGGTCGAAGACCTCGAGGATGCCGCGGCTGCGTAG
- a CDS encoding GuaB3 family IMP dehydrogenase-related protein: MEIEIGRAKRARRAFTFDDLAVVPSRRTRNPEDVSTAWTIDAFSFDIPVIGAPMDSVVSPKTAIMLGQLGGLGVLDLEGLWTRYDDPEPLLAEIASLPDDQATRRMQELYAAPIQPELVRDRLSEIRAAGVTVAGSLTPQRTQELYETVVAAGVDLFVIRGTTVSAEHVSSVAAPLNLKKFIYDLDVPVIVGGAATYTAALHLMRTGAAGVLVGFGGGASSSTRATLGIHAPMATALADVAGARRDYLDESGGRYVHVIADGGVGTSGDLVKALAMGADAVMLGVALARATDAPGLGYHWGPEAHHPKLPRGRRVAVNQLADLESVLYGPAPVADGTVNLIGALKKSMATTGYSDLKEFQRCEVVVAPYQAG, translated from the coding sequence ATGGAGATCGAGATCGGCCGCGCCAAGCGGGCCCGCCGCGCGTTTACGTTCGACGACCTCGCCGTCGTCCCCTCGCGCCGCACGCGCAACCCGGAGGACGTCTCGACCGCGTGGACCATCGACGCGTTCTCCTTCGACATCCCCGTCATCGGCGCGCCGATGGACTCGGTGGTGAGCCCCAAGACCGCGATCATGCTCGGCCAGCTCGGCGGACTCGGCGTGCTCGACCTCGAGGGGCTGTGGACTCGCTACGACGACCCCGAGCCGCTCCTCGCCGAGATCGCGTCGCTGCCGGACGACCAGGCGACCCGTCGCATGCAGGAGCTGTATGCCGCACCGATCCAGCCGGAACTGGTGCGGGATCGACTCTCCGAGATCCGCGCGGCCGGTGTGACCGTCGCCGGTTCCCTCACGCCGCAGCGCACGCAGGAGCTCTACGAGACCGTCGTCGCGGCCGGGGTCGACCTCTTCGTCATCCGCGGCACCACCGTCTCGGCCGAGCACGTGTCATCGGTGGCGGCGCCGCTGAACCTGAAGAAGTTCATCTACGACCTCGACGTGCCGGTCATCGTCGGCGGTGCGGCGACGTACACCGCCGCCCTCCACCTGATGCGCACCGGCGCCGCCGGTGTGCTCGTGGGCTTCGGCGGGGGCGCGAGCTCGTCCACCCGCGCCACCCTCGGCATCCACGCACCCATGGCCACGGCGCTCGCCGACGTCGCCGGCGCCCGTCGCGACTATCTCGACGAGTCGGGCGGCCGCTACGTGCACGTGATCGCCGACGGCGGCGTGGGAACCTCGGGCGACCTCGTCAAGGCTCTCGCGATGGGGGCGGATGCGGTCATGCTCGGCGTCGCTCTCGCGCGCGCGACCGATGCCCCCGGCCTCGGGTACCACTGGGGCCCGGAGGCGCATCACCCGAAGCTGCCCCGCGGACGCCGCGTGGCCGTGAACCAGCTCGCCGACCTCGAGTCGGTGCTGTACGGTCCGGCTCCGGTCGCCGACGGCACGGTCAACCTCATCGGCGCCTTGAAGAAGTCGATGGCCACGACCGGGTACTCAGACCTGAAGGAATTCCAGCGCTGCGAGGTCGTCGTGGCGCCGTATCAGGCCGGATGA
- a CDS encoding DUF2277 domain-containing protein has product MCRNIHTLHNFEPAATSDEVHAAALQYVRKIAGTTKPSQANRDAFDRAVADIAHATQHLLDDLVTSAPPKNRDEEAAKKRARAEASGRYSAA; this is encoded by the coding sequence ATGTGCCGGAACATCCACACGCTCCACAACTTCGAGCCCGCGGCGACGAGCGACGAGGTGCACGCCGCGGCGCTGCAGTACGTGCGCAAGATCGCCGGGACGACGAAGCCGTCGCAGGCGAACCGCGATGCATTCGACCGTGCCGTCGCCGACATCGCTCATGCCACGCAGCACCTGCTGGACGACCTCGTGACCAGCGCGCCGCCGAAGAACCGCGACGAGGAGGCGGCGAAGAAGCGCGCCCGCGCCGAGGCCTCCGGGCGCTACTCGGCCGCCTGA